In Pedobacter sp. SL55, the following proteins share a genomic window:
- a CDS encoding TPM domain-containing protein translates to MKRIFLLITILLSSLFGFGQNFPEKSNKLVNDYTNTLSAAQVANLESKLVAFDDSTSNQIAVVIIKSVDDYDINEYAYKLGRAWGVGGKEKNNGVILLVALGDRKLSIQTGYGLEGALPDIYTKRIIENDIKPFFKDGNYYAGIDAGTNSIISLVKGEYKNDKPRAKKGVGGAGSGLIVLIMIIVIILIIKRGGGGGGGEVIGSRGVSDALFWGMLFGSGRGNSGGGFGGGFGGGSGGGGFGGFGGGSFGGGGSSGSW, encoded by the coding sequence ATGAAAAGAATATTTCTTTTAATTACCATACTGCTTTCGTCTCTCTTCGGCTTTGGACAGAATTTTCCTGAAAAATCGAACAAATTAGTTAACGACTATACCAATACTTTATCTGCAGCGCAAGTTGCTAATTTAGAGAGTAAGCTTGTTGCTTTTGACGATTCTACCTCAAATCAAATTGCGGTAGTAATTATAAAATCTGTTGACGATTACGACATTAACGAATATGCCTACAAGTTAGGGAGAGCTTGGGGAGTTGGAGGCAAAGAAAAAAATAACGGTGTAATTTTATTGGTTGCCCTTGGCGATAGAAAATTGTCTATACAAACTGGCTATGGATTAGAAGGTGCTTTACCAGACATCTATACCAAAAGAATTATAGAAAACGACATCAAGCCCTTTTTCAAGGACGGAAATTATTACGCAGGTATAGATGCAGGAACCAATTCCATCATTTCGTTAGTTAAGGGCGAATACAAAAACGATAAGCCTAGAGCTAAAAAAGGTGTTGGCGGCGCAGGTTCGGGTTTAATCGTATTAATTATGATTATTGTGATTATCCTAATCATAAAAAGAGGTGGCGGCGGCGGTGGTGGCGAAGTAATCGGCAGTCGTGGGGTTTCTGATGCACTTTTCTGGGGAATGTTATTTGGTAGCGGTCGTGGCAATTCTGGCGGAGGCTTTGGTGGTGGATTTGGCGGAGGAAGTGGAGGCGGTGGCTTCGGCGGATTTGGTGGTGGTAGTTTTGGTGGCGGCGGTAGTAGCGGAAGTTGGTAG
- a CDS encoding NUDIX hydrolase, translating to MEIKKWQKLASKYLVQEKWATLRVDTCELQNGSIKDDYYVLEYPNWVNAVALTKDNQIIMVRQYRFAGDIISLEIPGGVIDGDELPELAVKRELLEETGYSFESCELIATLYPNPATSTNKTFTYLLKGGVKTHEQHLDEHEILNVELYSIDEVKQLLKDNKIDQALHVAGLFYGLGKL from the coding sequence ATGGAAATTAAAAAATGGCAGAAACTTGCCTCAAAATATTTAGTTCAAGAAAAATGGGCAACTTTAAGAGTTGATACCTGCGAACTTCAAAATGGCTCCATTAAAGACGATTATTACGTGCTTGAATATCCAAACTGGGTAAATGCTGTGGCCTTAACTAAAGATAACCAAATTATTATGGTACGCCAGTATCGCTTTGCGGGAGATATTATATCGTTAGAAATACCGGGCGGTGTAATTGATGGCGATGAATTGCCAGAATTGGCTGTTAAAAGAGAACTTTTAGAAGAGACAGGTTATAGCTTTGAGAGCTGCGAACTCATTGCTACTTTATACCCTAACCCAGCTACCTCTACCAACAAAACCTTTACTTACCTTTTAAAAGGCGGTGTAAAAACCCACGAACAACATTTAGATGAACACGAGATTTTAAATGTTGAACTTTATAGTATTGATGAAGTGAAACAATTGCTAAAGGATAATAAGATTGACCAAGCACTACATGTTGCTGGTTTGTTTTATGGTTTAGGGAAGTTGTAA
- the dnaA gene encoding chromosomal replication initiator protein DnaA, whose product MEKTCTEVWNSCLQIIKDNIPNQSFKTWFEPISALKLEGKVLTIQVPSLFFYEWLEEHYVGLLRKTVKKQLGDEGRLEYNIVVDKSSSTGSPYTTNMPSNGNGAEAKTQSMPIPVSINKDIKNPFIIPGLKKLNVDPQLNPNYTFDNYIEGDCNRLARSAGYAVAAKPGGTSFNPLMIYGGVGLGKTHLAQAIGNEIKRSVPDKLVIYVSCEKFCQQFVDSLKNNTINDFVNFYQAMDVIIMDDVHNFAGKEKTQDIFFHIFNHLHQSGKQVILTSDKAPKDLAGLEERLLSRFKWGLSADLQVPDLETRVAILKKKMYADGIELPGEVVEYVAHNIDNNVRELEGAMVSLLAQSTLNKKDIDLALAKQMLKNFIKNTSKEISMEYIQKLVCEYFEVPVDMVKSQTRKREIVQARQISMYLSKSHTKSSLKTIGAFFGGRDHSTVIYACQTVEDLIETDKKFKAYVNDIQKKLKMS is encoded by the coding sequence ATGGAAAAAACTTGTACAGAAGTGTGGAATAGCTGTCTTCAAATCATTAAGGATAATATCCCGAATCAAAGTTTCAAAACTTGGTTCGAACCGATATCTGCTCTTAAGTTAGAAGGCAAAGTTTTAACCATACAGGTACCTAGTTTATTTTTCTACGAGTGGCTTGAGGAGCACTATGTTGGTTTACTTAGAAAAACAGTAAAAAAGCAGTTAGGAGATGAGGGTAGATTAGAATACAATATCGTTGTAGATAAGTCGTCTAGTACAGGCTCTCCATACACTACTAACATGCCATCTAATGGAAACGGTGCTGAGGCAAAAACACAGTCAATGCCTATCCCTGTTTCTATCAACAAGGATATTAAAAACCCGTTCATTATACCGGGCTTAAAAAAGCTTAATGTTGATCCACAATTAAATCCTAATTATACATTTGATAATTACATTGAGGGAGATTGCAACCGTTTGGCTCGTTCTGCAGGTTATGCGGTAGCGGCAAAACCCGGAGGTACCTCATTTAATCCATTAATGATTTATGGCGGCGTAGGTTTAGGTAAAACCCACTTGGCCCAAGCTATTGGTAACGAAATTAAACGTAGTGTACCAGATAAATTGGTAATTTATGTTTCTTGCGAAAAATTCTGCCAGCAATTTGTAGACTCGCTAAAAAACAATACCATCAATGATTTTGTAAACTTTTACCAAGCAATGGATGTCATCATTATGGATGATGTGCACAATTTTGCAGGAAAAGAAAAAACTCAGGATATTTTCTTTCACATCTTTAACCACTTGCACCAATCAGGAAAGCAAGTGATCTTAACATCAGATAAAGCTCCTAAAGATTTAGCTGGTTTAGAAGAAAGATTGTTGAGCCGTTTCAAATGGGGCTTATCTGCAGATTTGCAGGTGCCAGATTTAGAAACTCGTGTAGCTATCCTTAAAAAGAAAATGTACGCAGACGGTATCGAATTGCCAGGAGAGGTGGTAGAATATGTAGCGCATAACATTGATAATAACGTTCGTGAGCTGGAAGGAGCCATGGTTTCGTTGTTGGCTCAGTCTACCTTGAATAAGAAAGACATTGATTTAGCGTTAGCTAAACAGATGTTGAAGAACTTTATTAAAAATACCTCGAAAGAAATTTCGATGGAATATATCCAAAAATTGGTTTGCGAATATTTTGAAGTACCGGTAGATATGGTAAAATCGCAAACACGTAAACGTGAAATTGTACAGGCTCGCCAAATCTCTATGTATTTGTCTAAGAGCCACACTAAATCTTCATTAAAAACCATTGGCGCTTTCTTCGGTGGTAGAGATCACTCTACGGTAATTTATGCTTGCCAAACAGTAGAAGATTTAATTGAAACAGACAAGAAGTTTAAAGCTTACGTTAACGATATTCAGAAAAAACTGAAAATGAGTTAA
- a CDS encoding acyl-CoA mutase large subunit family protein: MDDKKFTNTSGIEIKNVYTTATQNLELPGQFPFTRGIQKDMYRGRLWTMRQYAGFSTAEESNKRYHYLLAQGTMGLSVAFDLPTQIGYDSDDDMAEGEVGKVGVAIDSLKDIETLFDGIELQKITTSMTINATASILLAMYIALAKKQGADLHQISGTIQNDILKEYAARGTYIYPPKPSMRIITDIFEYCSKELPKWNTISISGYHIREAGSTAVQELAFTLANGKAYLNAALQKGLDINVFAKRLSFFFNCHNNFFEEIAKFRAARRMWANMVKGLGATDEKAMMLRFHTQTGGSTLTAQQPLNNVMRVSNQALAAVLGGTQSLHTNGYDEALSLPTEAAAKIALRTQQVIAFESGVTDTVDPLAGSYFVESLTNEIEAAATIYIDKIEVMGGSVNAIESGYIQQEIANAAYQYQKEVESGERVIVGVNKFVQKEEGFDEVFNIDESIRTIQIEKLKKLKTERDNKAVEAALSDLKKAAQGSENLMPFILLAVEEYATLGEIANCLREVFGEY; this comes from the coding sequence ATGGACGATAAGAAGTTTACTAACACATCTGGAATAGAAATCAAAAATGTGTATACCACTGCGACCCAAAATCTGGAGTTGCCAGGTCAGTTTCCATTTACCAGAGGCATACAAAAAGACATGTACCGTGGTCGTTTATGGACCATGCGCCAATATGCTGGTTTTTCTACCGCCGAAGAATCGAACAAGCGTTACCATTATCTGTTGGCGCAAGGTACCATGGGTTTATCGGTAGCGTTTGATTTGCCCACTCAAATTGGTTACGATTCTGATGACGATATGGCCGAAGGCGAAGTGGGTAAGGTTGGTGTAGCTATCGATTCGTTAAAAGATATAGAAACGTTGTTTGATGGTATAGAATTGCAAAAGATTACCACTTCAATGACCATTAATGCTACGGCATCTATTTTATTGGCCATGTACATTGCTTTAGCCAAAAAGCAAGGAGCAGATTTGCATCAAATTTCGGGAACTATACAGAATGATATCTTAAAGGAATATGCGGCAAGAGGTACCTATATCTACCCTCCAAAACCATCTATGCGTATCATTACCGATATTTTTGAATATTGTAGTAAAGAATTGCCTAAATGGAATACCATCTCTATTTCGGGCTACCATATTCGCGAAGCCGGATCTACAGCAGTGCAAGAGCTGGCATTTACCCTTGCCAATGGTAAAGCTTACTTAAATGCGGCGCTACAAAAAGGTTTAGACATCAATGTTTTCGCTAAGCGCTTGTCTTTCTTTTTCAATTGCCACAATAATTTCTTCGAAGAAATAGCAAAGTTTAGAGCCGCAAGGCGGATGTGGGCAAATATGGTTAAAGGTTTAGGAGCTACAGACGAAAAGGCAATGATGTTGCGCTTCCATACGCAAACGGGCGGTTCTACGCTTACAGCTCAACAGCCATTAAATAATGTGATGCGGGTTTCTAACCAGGCTTTGGCAGCTGTTTTAGGCGGAACACAATCTTTGCATACCAACGGCTATGATGAGGCCTTGTCTTTGCCTACAGAGGCTGCGGCTAAAATCGCTCTACGTACACAACAAGTAATTGCATTTGAGAGTGGTGTTACCGATACGGTTGACCCTTTGGCTGGTTCTTATTTTGTAGAGTCGCTTACTAATGAAATTGAAGCCGCCGCAACTATATATATAGATAAGATAGAGGTAATGGGTGGCTCGGTAAATGCTATTGAGAGCGGCTACATTCAACAAGAAATAGCCAATGCCGCTTACCAATACCAAAAAGAGGTAGAAAGCGGGGAGCGTGTAATTGTGGGTGTAAACAAATTTGTCCAAAAAGAAGAGGGTTTTGATGAGGTATTTAATATCGATGAATCGATTAGAACAATACAAATAGAAAAGCTAAAAAAGTTAAAGACCGAAAGAGATAATAAGGCCGTAGAAGCTGCATTAAGCGATTTGAAAAAAGCCGCCCAAGGAAGTGAAAATTTAATGCCTTTTATATTGCTTGCTGTAGAAGAATATGCTACCTTAGGAGAAATAGCAAACTGTTTAAGAGAAGTGTTTGGAGAGTACTAA
- a CDS encoding HesB/IscA family protein: MSNSVETTFAPVSFTPGAVSELIKLKDQQEIAEDFGLRVGVEGGGCSGMNYVLGFDQKKEGDQEFVIDGIKVFMHKAHQMYLLGMEIDWQNGLNSRGFTFNNPNAASSCGCGTSFSV, translated from the coding sequence ATGAGTAATTCTGTTGAGACAACTTTTGCACCTGTAAGCTTTACGCCTGGTGCTGTTAGCGAATTGATAAAACTTAAAGACCAACAAGAAATTGCTGAAGATTTCGGCTTACGTGTTGGTGTAGAAGGTGGCGGCTGCTCGGGCATGAATTATGTACTGGGTTTTGATCAAAAGAAAGAAGGCGATCAAGAATTTGTGATAGATGGCATTAAGGTATTTATGCACAAAGCACACCAAATGTACCTATTGGGGATGGAAATAGACTGGCAAAATGGACTTAACTCTAGAGGTTTTACCTTTAATAATCCTAATGCCGCCAGCAGTTGCGGTTGCGGAACAAGCTTTTCAGTGTAA